The genomic stretch AGTCGGCCACCATCATCTCtgaatcaagaaaatattatgaaaataatcaatATCACTTGTGTTCTACCATGGTTTATTTACCTTCAGAACCTACTACTAGCTAATGAAACTGCATGCAGCAAGCTGTCTCTTTTTGCAGGCTTAGAGAGACGGAGAAAAGATGTTATCCAACAAGAAAGGACAAGACCATTGTATCACATGAATTACCTAAATCCAATAACGATATAAGGTACACCAGCTAGAAAGGACTGGATCTGCAAGATAAGAGATAAAATTGCTTACATAAAGTCAAACAAGTTGAAAGACTACTAATCACAACATATACCCAAAATCTTAAACAAAAGAATCACAAATTTATCAGGAATGAGATCACTTTTACTTtaaaagccaaaagaaacaaaagaaaaaaaaaaagcacaaaagaATCAGCTATTGAGAAACTACAAATGAAAGGACAATGCTGAAAAAAAAGGATAACGCTCCTACGAAATGACTACAATAAACGCTCTGTCTCAATAGTGCAACTTAGCTGTAAACAGAAAATGTAAGCTCATACAACTTCCACAAAGTATATAAACATCACCAGACAAGAAATCCATCATAAACAAAACAAGCAGATTTTGCATTCTTATGTACATGTTAACCACAAAAAGTAAAAACATTAGCAGACAACACCTGACAACTAGAAACAGGACACAAAATCGATACCAATGAATACATACCCAGAACTTAAGTAATTTTTCCCTCTCAAATCTTTCCTCAGTATGATAATCCAGCTGTAGACAGCAGATGAGATATGAAATTACATCAAAAATACTAAGGAAATGAAAGAGGAAAAGCAAAAACACAATTCCATCAGACTTAGCACCTCACGACTTGTCTTCAGTTCTACATAGAACCTCCTTCCATCATCAGTGGAATCACAGCAATCCATTTCAGCGCCCATCAATATGCGATGTGCTCCCAACTTGGTTTTAAGTACAGAGCAATACTCAACATTTGCATCAACATGATGAATCCCTTCTCCATCGCCTCTAGTTGGATCTTCTGTAGCAAGGCTCTCAAAACAGTAGCCCCAGTAACACCTAATTCAAGCAATGGCAGAAAGACTTGAGAAATATACAGTGGAGAAGAATGAAGAGGTGAAAGGCAAGGCTCTGATAGTAATCAAGTTATTCAGAAGTGCTGGTAAGGCAAATTcaaccccccccccctcccccccccaaaaaaaaaggaagaagaagagagaatgGTTTACGTCCGAGACAAGTCCAAAAATGTCACCTCTAAAGTCGAGAAGCATAGGAGAGCCTATATCTAGCCAATCCTCCCTTATCTTACCACATATGCCGCTCAATTACGAGTGCCATGAAAGGCAACTATCTACAACTACAAGAAATATTAGTATTGTTATTTATGTTTTGCCCATGGAAGATCACTGTGATGGTGTTAGAGATACGTTTAAAAACCGATTTTGCACATATTGGCACCTGTACATATTCATGTACAGACCACAGAGAGAGAACGAAGTCTTGATGATTTTAGTCTGACAGCTCTGACAGGACAACAAGAATGGTAATCTTATCAATTAAGGGAGTTTTATATTAACTTCTTTTTCTGTCTTTAGGTAAATTACAtcaaacaaaccaaattaaTCCAAATGAAATAATGAATCAGTACATCACTGTATCAAGTTCCACGATTGTATTTCCATCTGCAAATAAAACATCACATCAACGTCTTGCCAAGAAACTAAATTTGCAGACTAACTTCCATGTCTGTGTGCTGATTCTCAGTGATTTAACTCCTGTTCTACTTCATTCTGCACAAAACCCTGCCTAaaagaaagccaaaaaaaaaaaaatctggccAGCATTGAACTCAAAATATGACTTTGACATTCAGGATCACAACAGCACAAGAAAAACAAGAGGTAACAGTGTCCAAATATTGAGGTGGCACCCATCCATCTTAGATAGACACCCACACCAGAAAAAAGTGAATTCTAGACATCCCCAGACTTTCTGATGAGAAACAGAGAAGTTAAAGCCTTGAATGATTTAAAAGTGATAAAGAAAATTTACCTTCGCCGCTCCAGCTCGCTTTGTGGCCTTTCTGGCAATTTATGCACGTCAAGATACACGACACCATTCCTTTTATGTACCCCCATCTCCCAAGGTTCATGCCTTATATAAGCAGTAGCCAATATCTACAAATTAATGAAATCATCTGTCAAGTAGCCAATAGTGGTCCATGGAATAAAATGGCTTGTAACTTGTATCATTTGATCAACATCACAGCCATGCAGTTACACTCATCAGAATATTAAACCTATATTCTAACACAACCTTAAAGCAACACTGATGAAAAATAGTCTAAGGAATGTTTCATACATTAATCAACAATGAAATGACCAGATCTAATCCAAAACTGGAACAACAAATTGTTTCATATCATGGTAACATTATTCTAAAATGCGCATCAATGACAAATTTTGATTCCATATTATCTAAAATGGGAAGAACATCTTTCATCTCATCCTTACTTCATTTTAAAATGCAAATCGATGACAAATTTTGCTTAGATCTTTTTGAGTAGTAGGAATAGTATTTTAATCAGCTACTAAAAATAACTACTTACCTTATTAAGGTTGTTGCGATACGTCTGCCACAAGAAAAAGAGAAGGGAACACATTATGTTTTCTGCCTTTGAAGTATATTTGCAATAAAATGCTTGACTAAGTGCAGATTTCTCACCACAAAGTGCATGTTTTGAAGTGGTATGTTTTTACTTCTTATGCAAGCCAGAAGATCACCAAAGCCCTCAGAGCCTAGATCTGGAACAATACCATCACATATCAAGCATCAATTATTGGCAGCGCATAAATGTTACCAATCCTAAAAGATATCTCCAGCGGTttgaatcttatgataaaaaattTCCATGTTATACACATTTCCTTGTAAGCTAACCTTTCTTTGGAATGAAAGTATCAAAACCTTCATTCAGGTCAAACCCAATATCTTGAGTAATGACACGCTTAAATAGTCTCTGAAAATTGTCAAGAAAGAAGCAATTTACATCAGCTAAACATCATCATCAAATATTCAAAACCAGACCTACTGctaagaaaaaattaaaactgTCAAAAGAGAGGTTTACCAAACTACGGTCATCAAAGAAGACATCCCCACCTTCTATGCGACTATAGCAAGCCAGCTCGCAAGGCTATATTTAATCACAAAATAAGACAAAGAACAAAACCAATCAGATAATCTCGTTTCATATAACGCGCGAAAGAAGGGCATACAACTCTTCTCCCAATTTATTTCACTGGATCTCAAGCTGGGAATGGCAGACAAATAGGGATAAAACAAATTGATTAGAAGGGCAAGCATCTTAACATGGCCAAATCCAGATATTAATGTCCACAAAACAACTAACAGAAATCGAAGTTATATGTTTCTATTCTCAGAACCAgagcacttcaaaccaagaaaactTGAAGACACTAAAGAAGGAAAGTTAAATTACCTCCTGAAATGCTATGCATTTTCTTGCTAATGTTTGTTCACtctttgaaaattttaactcaGAAACGAAGCGTTCATCACGAGGGGCATTAAAGAACTTTGGGCCACCAAAGTTGGGTCTTTGAGGATAAGGCCCAGGTCGAGGAAGCAGACCAGGTCCTCGGTTGTTGTGCTGCCAACGGCCACGTCCAAAACCCCCTCTCATATGGTTGTTAGTAGTACGTATTGCAGGCAAAACTGCACATTAGGAAATTGAGTAATAACCATCTAGAACATCATTGAACTTATTATTCTTCTTTTCGAATTTTCCAAGCATGTCCATGTTTGCCTTTTTCAACTTTGACAAGACAGCATGATAGGGGCCTTGGggattagaggaaggagagagaCTGATGGAGAGGTCAAAACCATAATGCTGGCTCAAAACAAATTCAGATTTTCCTAATCACACATAAGATAGCagattaaatgcattcctaaaATCAGCAGAATACATTATAAATACTTAGGATTGCAACAATTTTGATGCCAATGCACCAATCCGCTCATCATACATTGTAAATCCAATTATTGAATGATAAAGAGTTCTGCTAAAAGCCCCAATTTCCAGAACACAGATAAAGCTCTTAACTTGATCTTGAGCAATACAACTTCAGATATATTTTAGCCAACCATCAAACCAACCACAGCAGTCAAAGAACCAAACACGAAGTTGATAAAAACAGCAGAACTTTGATAGCTAACAAAAGTAATACAACTTAAAGAGATGCAATCTGTATTTTGCATCGCGAAAAAAAACCCGCCAATAAGATCACAAACTCGCAAACTTGAATATATTTTAGCCGATCATCAAAAAGATCacagcaatcaaataaccaaataggGAGTTGATAATAATAGCTGGCATGCATACAACTAGAGAAAGCTCGCAATCATACAGTATTTTAGATAGCAAATTCACAAAAGAAGTCTTGCAACTAGGATCGCGCTCTCAGTTGGCCACCCTGTCccacccaaaaaagaaaaaaaaaaatccaacagTATTGAATGCAGAAGCTGCATACGTCATATTATCCAAACGTCATATTATCCAGCCAATAAACCAGAATATGCAGCCAAACTCATCTAGCGGAACATTCACTTGTACACCAGATTATGCTGCCAGACCCGTCCATCGCATCCCAAAAAGACCCAAGCGAAAAGAGAAAGGCATGCACTTTCCCAGCTCAATGTACAACCCAACTGATGTAAACACTCAAAAATGAAGACCCCAACAGCAGAAACAGTCCAAAATCTCAACTTTAATCCATCACAAGGTCCAACACTCAAAAACCCTAccaaaatcttccaaaaacCAATCAAaccacaaacacacacacacacacacacacacacacacactccaGACAAAATTTGCAGAAGATGCCCAAGATCAACTTATCAGCTACCAATAAACCAAACAAATTTACTGATGCAAAGGGTGTAAAAAAATACTaacataaaaaaggaaaaattaccaGGAACTGGGTAGGGACTATTAACAGGGGTTTTTCCATAATCCTCGTTATCCGACCCAAAAAGATCCTTGTCATCTTCCTCCTCATCCAAATTCTCATAATAATTTTCTTTACCATCATTATTATAATTCGTATCACTACTCCTATTATGATTAATATTACTGTTATCCCGCGACCTCACTTCTCCGCCATCGTTCTCGTTATCTTCTTCGCTTGCGCTGCTGCTTCTGCTGTGATTAGACGACGACGACCGAGAAGACGAGGCGGCCGATGAGGAGGCGCCGGCGGAGGAGGAGGCGGAGGAGGAGGCGCCGGAGGATGAGGCCCCGGAGGAAGACGATGATTGGCGGGCTTGTTTTTGTTGGTGTTCTTCGTCTTCCTCGACGTCGTCGTTTCGGCAGTTTTGGTCGTCGTCATCGTCTTCCTCGCCGAATAAGTTCATTGCCTGCTGTGCAAAGTCCATTACAGGTTGTTCTGTGACTGTTGAGTTGAGTGCAAAGGAGAGACCGAAAAGATTCTATGAAACCAGTGAGCAGTAGAAACAACTTTTCCGCTGCCAGATCCCTCTTCTTTAAGTtatggttttcttttctttttggtttttttttttttaaaaaaaaacttttatttgttaatatgGCTCTTGAGTTACCAATTTCTAGATGGATTTTTTGAcgagttttaaatttttttaatcttaATTTTACTAAAATCTCGAGCTCAAGCAAATGAGCTTGAGCATTTATTGAACCAAATTTAatggttttcttttccttcttttttttttttggctgaaaAGTTTACTTGTTAACGTTGGTCTTAAGTTACTAATATTAGCATTAAGGACACACTCAATGTGTGTGTaatttgaaaataattaaaatcgATTAATATTatatgaattttatttttcacataaataCAATTATATAAATTAATTAAAGAGCTTTGATTTATAAGGCTATATAGTAATTTGCTAGTTACAATACTTAAGATGGTTTTTTATGGATGTGATTAAAAATTAAGTTAAAAATTAGATTTTATAAGGATATAATCGAAAGTTCAAAAAATGATAAAGCACTGACTTTGTATATTGGATAGACCGGTAGAGATGtaggtgaatttttttttctaagagtttaattttttttttttttttttttgccctagTAAGACCATATAGTTTTTAACATGAGCTTACCAAACTTGAATAGTAGATAAATCCATCAGATTTCCAAGTGAGTTTATAAACTTAATGAACATGAATGTTTATTTCGAATGAATTATCCAAAGAAGGAGCTATCACCAAAATGAGTTTAATTCAGGGATCGAATAGATCAGTCAAAAAACTACCGTTGAGAAAGAAATGCAAATATTCACTTCACTAGACCAATAACAGAATAAACTGACAATTAACCCTCTAACTAAGAATGAATCAGAATATGCACGTCAATAGGGGTGTTAAAAGGTCGGGTTTGGATTCGGATCCAATAAATTTTTTCTGATTTGGGTTGAAAAATAATTTCGATACCCGGATCCGGATTTGGACCCGTTTACTCTAATAAAAAAGGGTCAAAAAAGAAATATAGGATTCCGACCTGTATTAGACCCGAATTTGAACaatatatatgaataattataaaatataaatatttctaaatacattctttcaccaaattaacaatttaataatgaCTTAGTTGATTGATTTGTGGTTAGTTTTGGATTGACTATTGTAAGTTATTGtgatttagttttataatttgatttgtttaagtTTGGAGATTGGAtttgtgattggttttgaaTTTAATTTAGAAATATTTAAATTTGAACCTTTTAGATCCGGACAATCCGGATCCGACCCGAATCTGTCGAACCTGGATCTGGGACTCTAAGGTCAAGACCCATTGGATATACGGGTCAAATCTGAATAAAAACGTATATGAATtcgaaattttcaatttcaattcaaacccGACTCATTAACATCTCTGCACGTCAATATGCCTAAAGCATGGCGTCCTAAGCTTCCATCAGACCTTCGAATCAGTAACGCTTTTTCCTCGTTAGCTTATTCTGAAGtctctagtgaaaatatgcactAGCAAATGCTATTGCATTGactataccttttttttttttttttggtaataacCATGCCTTTTTATTAACCAATAGGTGGATAAGCAAATGTATCTATGGATATGCCAGAAAGAATTTGGAAGTCTCGTTCTGCCATTGAAAGACAGAATCTATTTCATTGATGTAGTCACAGATCATACATGTCAACACGAATTTTGAGAGTCACAGTGCACGGCATAAAAGACCCAATCAGTTTCATTGATGTACTATGAAAGGTTCAGTCAACTACACTTCCAGTGTGTCTAATGCACCAAAATCTGCAGCAATTGAGACATAGCCGATAATACTACTATACTTCCTGTCCTGTCTTCTTTGCATATTGAACTACCAAACCACCATGGGCATGTTCCTCTCCATTTGCCCCATCATTCAAGGACCTTCCAAAGTTTTACAAGCATTTAGGCAGCGATGGTTTTGATTGTGCTTCCCGTTTTACCATTTGCTACGACATATTTGTGCTACCCCACGAACTTCCAACTTATACGGTACCAACTAGGTTCAAGCTCTATATGTTGAGTTCATGGCTTAAACAAGTGGAAATAAAAGCCTGCTTTCAAAGATATCAAGTTCTTACACCATCCACATAAATCTAATTGATGCGAATCCAATTTCTGAATGCCCGCACGTGCTCAAGCCTCTTCATCTGAACCTCATTTCTCGCATTTGATGCTTTTAAGCTCCTGTAAAGATCCTTGTGAAACTTCAAGAATTCACATTTGCAAACCCACTTGTCCAGGTACATCCGGTTCTGTGTCATAAAAGCAATGACCTCCAGTACTCTCTCAAAATAACCTCCACGTATAAAGTTCAACAACAATGACTCGTATAGATCCCTGTGAACCATTGAATTACTTTTCTCTAAGTTCCTCTTGATATCACCCCATAAAATGGTGATTTCGCGATACATTCCCAGAGAAGAATACCCACCTATTAGATAGGCAAAAGTCAATACAGTAGGCTGAATCTTCATCTCTTGCATTCTTCGGTATGTCTTCATGGCATCCCCAATCATTTTGGCCTTCATAAAGAAATAGATAGATGAATTTAACTCATGAATCACAGTAGAAGGCGGAATTGATTTGGCCTCTTTTTTAATGTCATGGATGATAGCCTCAACCAAGTCTGATTTCCCTGCTACTCttactttttcaaaattcaaGGTGCTTTCATCCTCCCACTCCAATCCATGTCTGGGGATAGCCATCTCATTATATAGATTTGTCAACATACCAGCTTTCCTAATTTGTTTAACTAGTGCGTCCCCTTCCTCAAACATTTTTCTGTTGTAATATGCAGTCAACAAGGACACATATGAACCTTGGCCCAGGGAACTGCCTTCTGATTCCAAGTCATCCAAAATGTCATGAGCTGTCTGCAGCCATCCCAAATGAATACAAGCATCAATGACATCATGACACAAGTTATGAGAGTCTGAGGAACCCAGTTTACTTTGAATGTAATTAAGAAGCGTTGAAAGTTCATTTATTCTCTCACATCTCTTATATTCCCTCATCAGTTTTGTTACCGCATTGCTGCTGAGGACAAGTTTTCCATTCTTACTCAAAACAAGCTTTGGCTTTCCTTCCACTTTGATTACGGTATCCTTCTGAAGAAGTTCTGGTAGAATATGTAGTTTCAAACCCATCTTAAGATTGGGAGAGCCAATTGGGATAGTACAAGATTCCTTCCTTGCTTCCCGAGCAGGATTAGATTCTCCGTGCTGATACATATCCTTTATGAGTGCAGAAGCAGCATCAATGTcattgaaaatgaaatgcaagctCAGCATACTATCATAGAACTGTCGATAATGGGAAACCAAAGAAGCTGAAACAACATCGATATGTCTCTTATATTTTTTCAACTCATCCCTCATACAATTCATCTCATAAATCTGAGCAATAATCACAATAGTGTGAGCATCAGCCACCACTCCAACTTCAGCCATCAACTCTATGATCTGCTGACCCTTGAGAGATGATTGATATCTAATACAAGCATCCAGAATAAGGTTAAATAGCATTGTATCTGGTTTTATCATCTTTGCAAAGTTAGATTTGCTTTCATTTAATTGCTCATAAAGATCACAAATCTCAGTCAAGATATTTGCTGCCAGAATTGCTCCCATTTCTGTCTTCACCATATGGAGAAACACCGACCCTAGTATATCCAATGGTGGGAAGCAATTTTTCTGTAGCATCAGTCTAAGAATCACAGAAGTCGGGGAAGGCATTTGAGCCCTTGCTAACGAAAGGCAGAGCTTAGTCAGTACATCCAGCCTAGGTAATGCAGATTTCTCTTTTGACATCGACAAGACTATATCAAATGCCCTACAAAGCCATGTGGAATCCAAAGAATAGGAGAATTCAGTTATCAATTGCCTCATGATGGAGTCTTCAGGAAAGCCATACAGGCGTTTGAAATCCTTGTAAGTTTCCCAAGCTTCATCCACCTGATGATCCTTCAATACATTTTCAAGCTTTTCTAACAGGATTG from Coffea eugenioides isolate CCC68of chromosome 8, Ceug_1.0, whole genome shotgun sequence encodes the following:
- the LOC113779698 gene encoding decapping nuclease DXO homolog, chloroplastic, which produces MDFAQQAMNLFGEEDDDDDQNCRNDDVEEDEEHQQKQARQSSSSSGASSSGASSSASSSAGASSSAASSSRSSSSNHSRSSSASEEDNENDGGEVRSRDNSNINHNRSSDTNYNNDGKENYYENLDEEEDDKDLFGSDNEDYGKTPVNSPYPVPVLPAIRTTNNHMRGGFGRGRWQHNNRGPGLLPRPGPYPQRPNFGGPKFFNAPRDERFVSELKFSKSEQTLARKCIAFQEPCELACYSRIEGGDVFFDDRSLRLFKRVITQDIGFDLNEGFDTFIPKKDLGSEGFGDLLACIRSKNIPLQNMHFVTYRNNLNKILATAYIRHEPWEMGVHKRNGVVYLDVHKLPERPQSELERRRCYWGYCFESLATEDPTRGDGEGIHHVDANVEYCSVLKTKLGAHRILMGAEMDCCDSTDDGRRFYVELKTSRELDYHTEERFEREKLLKFWIQSFLAGVPYIVIGFRDDGGRLVRTERLRTKEVTGRVKMKNYWQGGVCLAFADEVLCWLYGTVKENEDYILQFAPPFTRLELLQADSCPDAITDHVDQL
- the LOC113780818 gene encoding pentatricopeptide repeat-containing protein At4g17616, coding for MAQCRQKAILLRPFLIKSYWSVIGIASNTSLKSVFHRYYASSNKVDEDGLLNACDNLTKSLAFKDSSTCIKPAKLGWEGSSHAILLEKLENVLKDHQVDEAWETYKDFKRLYGFPEDSIMRQLITEFSYSLDSTWLCRAFDIVLSMSKEKSALPRLDVLTKLCLSLARAQMPSPTSVILRLMLQKNCFPPLDILGSVFLHMVKTEMGAILAANILTEICDLYEQLNESKSNFAKMIKPDTMLFNLILDACIRYQSSLKGQQIIELMAEVGVVADAHTIVIIAQIYEMNCMRDELKKYKRHIDVVSASLVSHYRQFYDSMLSLHFIFNDIDAASALIKDMYQHGESNPAREARKESCTIPIGSPNLKMGLKLHILPELLQKDTVIKVEGKPKLVLSKNGKLVLSSNAVTKLMREYKRCERINELSTLLNYIQSKLGSSDSHNLCHDVIDACIHLGWLQTAHDILDDLESEGSSLGQGSYVSLLTAYYNRKMFEEGDALVKQIRKAGMLTNLYNEMAIPRHGLEWEDESTLNFEKVRVAGKSDLVEAIIHDIKKEAKSIPPSTVIHELNSSIYFFMKAKMIGDAMKTYRRMQEMKIQPTVLTFAYLIGGYSSLGMYREITILWGDIKRNLEKSNSMVHRDLYESLLLNFIRGGYFERVLEVIAFMTQNRMYLDKWVCKCEFLKFHKDLYRSLKASNARNEVQMKRLEHVRAFRNWIRIN